Part of the Pseudoxanthobacter soli DSM 19599 genome is shown below.
CTCCATGATGGCGGGGAAGCCGCCGATGCCGGATGCGATCACCGTGGCGGTCCGTGCTTTCGCGGCCTCCGTATCCGGGTGCCATCCGGCCTGCGCGAGCGCTTCGTCGGCAGCGACGAGCGCCATCTGGATGAAGCGGTCCATCTTGCGCAGATCCTTCGGCGCGACCGCGCGCGTGGGATCGAACCCGCCTTCCGGGTCTTCCTCAGCGGTGAGAACGGTCCCTGCCACCTTCGCCGGAACGTCCGGCACGATCTCCTCCGGCAGGCGGCGAATACCCGACTGCCCTGCCGTCAGACGGCTCCACGCGGTCTCCGTACCGCTGCCGAGCGGCGAGACGATGCCGAGCCCGGTGACGACGATGCGCTGTGATGCGGCCATGGGGCGGAGCCCTCCCTGAATGCTGCGGCGGCCGGCCGGCGATATGCCCGCCCGGCGCCGCCGTTGCGGCTTGTTACTATCAAGATGAAAGTCACTTCGGCAAGCCGCGCGCCACACCTCATCCGCCGGGGTCCGCCTCGCGCCGCGAGACTTGCAACATGCAAGGCGCCTTCGTAGCCTCGCGGCATGAAACGCAAGACCCTGATCGACCTGCCCTGTCCCGTCGCCCGCAGCCTCGAGCATGTCGGCGAATGGTGGAACATCCTGATCCTCCGCCAGGCGGTGCTGGGGACGACGCGGTTCGACGACTTCCAGAAGACCCTGGGCATCGCGCCGAACATGCTGACGCGCCGGCTGAACGGCCTCGTCGAATCCGGTCTGCTCGAACGCCGCCTCTATAACGAGCGCCCGCCGCGCCACGATTATGTGCTGACCGCGCGCGGGCGCGACTTCCGGCCGGTGCTCTGGACGCTGCTGGCGTGGGGCAACCGCCACTTCGCGCCGGAGGGCGCCAGCATCACCATCGTCGACACCGAAACCGGCCGGGAGGCGGTGCCGGTGGTAGTCGATGCGGAAAGCGGTCTGGCGATCGACGCTCCGCGCTTCGCCGTGGTGCCCGGTCCCGCCGCCACGGAAGACCTCCGGCGGGCGCTCATGCCCCGCGGGACGGCC
Proteins encoded:
- a CDS encoding winged helix-turn-helix transcriptional regulator, producing the protein MKRKTLIDLPCPVARSLEHVGEWWNILILRQAVLGTTRFDDFQKTLGIAPNMLTRRLNGLVESGLLERRLYNERPPRHDYVLTARGRDFRPVLWTLLAWGNRHFAPEGASITIVDTETGREAVPVVVDAESGLAIDAPRFAVVPGPAATEDLRRALMPRGTAESGEDSGAGAPERQAKPPEGQAKPPRRRRSNAG